In one window of Spiroplasma corruscae DNA:
- the nrdG gene encoding anaerobic ribonucleoside-triphosphate reductase activating protein — MRILKIFKETISDGPGFRYSIYVAGCLHACKGCHNLLSWSFKIGRDFDKEYENQIINEIKSNPLLSGVTFSGGDPMFSAKEVLELIKVIKKETAMNIWLYTGFTIEEIINQRDNGEVERNRFEILKEIDTLVDGRWVQELYDPQLEFRGSSNQRIINTYEWLSNNNLI, encoded by the coding sequence ATGAGAATTCTTAAAATCTTTAAAGAGACTATAAGTGATGGACCTGGCTTCAGATATTCAATTTATGTTGCTGGATGTTTGCATGCTTGTAAAGGATGTCATAATCTTCTTAGTTGAAGTTTTAAAATTGGAAGAGATTTTGATAAGGAATATGAAAATCAGATTATAAACGAAATTAAATCAAATCCATTACTAAGTGGCGTCACTTTCTCAGGCGGAGATCCAATGTTTAGTGCAAAAGAAGTTCTTGAATTGATAAAAGTTATTAAGAAAGAAACGGCTATGAATATTTGATTATATACTGGATTTACAATTGAAGAAATTATTAACCAAAGAGATAATGGTGAAGTTGAAAGAAATAGATTTGAAATATTAAAAGAGATTGATACATTAGTTGATGGTAGATGAGTACAAGAACTTTATGATCCACAATTAGAGTTTAGAGGAAGTAGTAATCAAAGAATCATTAACACATATGAATGGTTGTCTAATAATAATTTGATATAA
- the tsaD gene encoding tRNA (adenosine(37)-N6)-threonylcarbamoyltransferase complex transferase subunit TsaD, translated as MLILAIESSCDEFSVAVMENGKIKSNVISTQIKDHTKYGGVVPELASRLHVENFSKVILDAVSKSKVIWSDIDYIAYTNNPGLIGSLIIGRLVAKTIGLYLDKPTMPLNHMEGHIYSANIDNDFEYPVLSLVVSGGHTQIQLLEKPLDFKVVGTTLDDAIGECYDKVARCLELPYPGGPEIDKITFGGNSSAYEFPKLNLINELDYSFSGLKTASINLINKHRKNNTFNIKDFCAGFQNSAIDYLLNGFEKAIVKYKPRTITLAGGVSANKLLRSRIFSIGNKYNICNILLPDLKYCTDNAAMIAELCNEYIKYK; from the coding sequence ATGTTAATACTAGCTATTGAATCAAGTTGTGACGAATTTAGTGTCGCTGTTATGGAAAATGGTAAAATTAAATCAAACGTAATTTCAACTCAAATAAAAGATCATACCAAATATGGGGGAGTTGTACCCGAGTTAGCTTCAAGGTTACATGTTGAAAACTTTTCAAAAGTTATATTAGATGCAGTGTCAAAAAGTAAAGTTATATGAAGTGATATTGATTACATAGCGTATACAAATAATCCAGGTCTTATTGGAAGTTTAATTATTGGAAGATTAGTTGCTAAAACTATTGGTCTATATTTAGATAAACCTACTATGCCTTTAAATCATATGGAAGGTCACATATATTCTGCAAATATAGATAATGATTTTGAATATCCTGTATTATCCTTAGTAGTAAGTGGTGGGCATACTCAAATTCAGCTATTGGAAAAACCACTTGATTTTAAAGTTGTTGGTACTACACTTGATGATGCTATTGGAGAATGTTATGATAAAGTGGCAAGATGTTTAGAACTGCCTTATCCAGGTGGTCCAGAAATCGATAAAATTACATTTGGTGGAAACTCTTCTGCATATGAATTTCCAAAACTAAATTTAATTAACGAATTAGATTACTCATTCTCGGGTTTAAAAACAGCAAGTATAAATCTAATAAATAAGCATAGAAAAAATAATACATTTAATATTAAGGACTTTTGTGCCGGTTTTCAAAACTCGGCTATCGATTATTTATTAAATGGTTTTGAAAAAGCAATAGTAAAATACAAACCAAGAACAATCACACTTGCAGGCGGAGTTAGTGCCAATAAACTTTTAAGAAGTAGAATTTTTTCCATTGGAAACAAGTATAATATTTGTAATATATTATTACCAGATTTAAAATATTGTACTGATAATGCTGCGATGATAGCAGAGTTATGCAATGAGTATATTAAGTATAAATAA
- a CDS encoding MurR/RpiR family transcriptional regulator, which produces MRSFLSKLTTIDENDLTIKEKKIVDFIRSHLKEIVDTNMKIERMAQEAGTGYSAIYGLLKKLNIKGFRDFAISLANDVENQKINVAKNDENVVQGYINIIKQNYALIEKKDIFQTLTVLKNSSRAFICYWENLLSGPAQELSNFLYKNNLDTFLLDSDQDTLNQRTASSRENDVFIFFTRYGNSSRLDKFITDIGIMNRKIIYISGKIASPNIVQYLSSIHTLIVDNPDESIYKGHISNSVPFNYLNDLLIYHYMNSDS; this is translated from the coding sequence ATGAGGTCGTTTTTAAGTAAACTTACAACAATTGATGAGAATGATTTAACAATCAAAGAAAAGAAAATAGTAGATTTTATAAGAAGTCATCTAAAAGAAATAGTTGATACTAATATGAAAATTGAAAGAATGGCGCAAGAAGCCGGTACAGGTTATAGTGCAATATATGGATTATTAAAAAAATTAAATATAAAAGGATTCCGCGACTTTGCAATTTCATTAGCAAATGATGTAGAAAACCAAAAGATTAATGTAGCTAAAAATGACGAAAATGTTGTACAAGGTTATATAAATATTATTAAGCAAAACTATGCTTTAATAGAAAAAAAAGATATTTTTCAAACACTTACTGTTTTAAAAAACTCTTCAAGAGCTTTTATTTGTTATTGAGAAAATTTACTATCAGGGCCCGCTCAGGAATTATCTAATTTTTTATATAAAAATAATTTAGATACTTTCCTACTTGATTCAGATCAAGATACATTGAATCAAAGAACTGCTAGTTCAAGAGAAAATGATGTTTTTATATTCTTTACAAGATATGGTAATTCAAGTAGATTAGATAAGTTTATTACAGATATTGGTATTATGAATAGAAAAATCATATATATTTCTGGAAAAATTGCTTCACCGAACATTGTTCAATATTTATCATCAATTCATACATTAATTGTCGATAATCCCGATGAATCAATTTATAAGGGTCATATTTCAAATTCTGTTCCCTTTAACTATTTAAATGATTTATTAATCTATCATTATATGAATTCTGACTCATAG
- a CDS encoding type I phosphomannose isomerase catalytic subunit, with amino-acid sequence MDIIKVLPYFSEKIWGGNELKNYGFDIGDKKVGEAWIVSAHPNGISWLQINGEKVSLLDFFNKNKSFFGDYQEQFPILAKIITANDYLSVQVHPNDNYALKKHKSLGKPECWYIMNCPDNARIIYGHKATTLEEFKNAVVNDKWSEILKEKHVNKGDFLYVEPGKIHAITPSLTVFELQRSSDITYRLYDYNRIDNGRLRELHIEDSLNNIKIPDVKDNVIQNKDNFDFNSDFFSLYKLKVINKKTFSKPKNALWLNLTIISGEGSVNGFKMKMGESAICNSNLEELFFMGNMELIIYWVCK; translated from the coding sequence ATGGATATAATAAAAGTTCTTCCATATTTTTCTGAAAAAATATGAGGAGGAAATGAGTTAAAAAACTATGGTTTTGATATTGGTGATAAAAAAGTTGGAGAAGCTTGAATAGTAAGTGCTCATCCAAACGGTATATCATGATTACAAATTAATGGCGAAAAAGTTTCTTTACTAGATTTTTTTAATAAAAATAAATCTTTTTTTGGTGATTATCAAGAGCAATTTCCTATTTTAGCTAAAATTATTACAGCAAATGATTATTTATCAGTACAAGTTCATCCAAATGATAACTACGCCTTAAAAAAACACAAATCCTTAGGAAAACCTGAATGTTGATATATAATGAATTGTCCTGATAATGCAAGGATAATATATGGTCATAAAGCAACTACCTTAGAAGAATTTAAAAATGCAGTTGTCAATGACAAATGAAGTGAAATTTTAAAAGAAAAACATGTTAATAAAGGTGATTTCTTATATGTTGAGCCAGGCAAAATCCATGCAATCACACCAAGTTTAACTGTTTTCGAGTTACAAAGATCAAGCGATATTACTTATAGACTTTATGATTATAATAGAATTGATAATGGTAGACTTAGAGAGCTTCACATTGAGGACTCATTAAATAATATTAAAATACCAGATGTTAAAGATAATGTTATTCAAAATAAAGATAATTTTGATTTTAACTCAGATTTTTTTTCTTTATATAAACTAAAAGTTATAAATAAAAAAACCTTCTCGAAGCCAAAAAATGCATTATGACTTAACCTAACTATTATAAGCGGTGAAGGTTCGGTAAATGGATTTAAGATGAAAATGGGGGAGTCGGCAATTTGCAATTCAAATTTAGAGGAGTTATTTTTTATGGGTAATATGGAGTTAATAATATACTGGGTGTGCAAATAA
- a CDS encoding PTS transporter subunit EIIC, whose translation MKEKLKEEKAKRSFKEHLKKLGSGIMPTLSKLSKAFLLPIALLPIAGIFLGVGATIANLCIYNGDLNAVNDYVIINNNNIIDGYQGLYFFGKVLNTMGDVAFGNLPVLFCISVAIAYTNDSGVAAITSVVGFLAFNGLQSALLMERESGFDMLWYTNVSKNLITPNLGIQSLNTGVFAAIFVGAISAWMYNRFHKTQLPSAISFFSGSKLVPIITFVAVIPLAFLFLIVWPPIGKGLAWFGENSGKLPMGTDSWIYEIFERSLVPFGLHHVFYAPLWWSAAGGDLEQLLADNSTYDLGTRTAGELLEYLKTNNIPIPKGDQTMMYWVIGHQDLINFTQISEMGLNLGRFQSGKFPFMMFGLPMAALAMWLNVPKDNRKKVMGIYFSAAFTCFLTGITEPIEFTFLFLAPWLFYLVHMPLASISFLLTGLMKTHTSMTVSGGVIDYIVFGLIPFKAGTNPLHILWIGAIMGPAYFFSFYFAVKYGKVMVPGRDGSNLSTLFTKKDFKEKKASGGKTAAQAEKASKILNFLGGWENIESVDSCASRLRVTVKDSSVVSAEGIKSLGGCNGVIVKGKSVQAVYGGEQEVIKPYLKELIEVERNKIKNKE comes from the coding sequence ATGAAAGAAAAACTAAAAGAAGAAAAAGCTAAAAGAAGTTTTAAAGAGCACTTAAAAAAACTCGGCAGTGGTATAATGCCGACTTTATCAAAGTTAAGTAAAGCTTTTTTACTTCCAATAGCCTTATTACCAATAGCTGGTATTTTTCTTGGTGTTGGTGCAACAATTGCAAATTTATGTATATATAATGGTGATTTAAATGCTGTAAACGATTATGTTATTATAAATAATAATAATATAATTGATGGATATCAAGGATTATACTTTTTTGGTAAAGTTTTAAATACTATGGGTGATGTGGCATTTGGAAATTTACCAGTATTGTTTTGTATATCTGTGGCTATTGCATATACAAATGACTCAGGGGTAGCCGCAATTACATCTGTAGTTGGTTTCCTTGCGTTCAACGGACTTCAATCCGCTTTGTTAATGGAACGTGAAAGTGGATTTGATATGTTATGGTACACTAATGTAAGTAAAAATCTAATTACACCTAATTTAGGTATTCAATCTTTGAATACAGGTGTTTTTGCAGCAATCTTTGTAGGAGCAATTTCAGCGTGAATGTATAATAGGTTTCACAAAACCCAGTTACCATCTGCAATAAGCTTCTTCTCAGGCTCAAAATTAGTACCAATTATAACATTCGTGGCTGTTATTCCACTAGCATTTTTATTTTTAATTGTTTGACCTCCAATTGGTAAAGGTCTAGCTTGATTTGGAGAAAACTCTGGTAAATTACCAATGGGAACTGACTCTTGAATATATGAAATATTTGAACGTTCATTAGTTCCATTTGGATTACATCACGTTTTCTATGCACCCTTATGGTGATCTGCAGCGGGTGGTGACCTTGAACAATTGCTAGCTGACAATAGTACATATGATTTAGGTACTAGAACCGCAGGAGAACTATTAGAATATTTAAAAACTAATAATATCCCAATCCCAAAAGGTGATCAAACAATGATGTATTGAGTTATAGGACATCAAGATTTAATTAACTTTACACAAATATCAGAGATGGGATTAAATCTAGGTAGATTCCAATCTGGAAAATTCCCATTTATGATGTTTGGTTTACCAATGGCTGCATTGGCAATGTGATTAAATGTGCCAAAAGATAATAGAAAAAAAGTAATGGGAATTTATTTCTCAGCTGCATTTACTTGTTTCTTAACAGGTATAACAGAACCAATAGAGTTTACATTTTTATTCTTAGCTCCTTGGTTATTCTACTTAGTTCATATGCCATTAGCTTCAATATCATTTTTACTAACAGGGTTAATGAAAACACATACATCAATGACAGTATCAGGAGGAGTAATTGATTATATTGTATTTGGTTTAATACCATTTAAAGCAGGAACTAATCCTCTACACATTTTATGAATAGGAGCAATAATGGGACCTGCATATTTCTTCTCATTCTACTTTGCTGTTAAATATGGAAAAGTAATGGTACCTGGAAGAGATGGATCTAACTTATCTACTTTATTTACTAAAAAAGACTTCAAAGAAAAAAAAGCGAGTGGAGGTAAAACAGCTGCTCAAGCAGAAAAAGCCTCTAAAATACTTAATTTCTTAGGTGGATGAGAAAATATAGAAAGTGTAGACTCTTGTGCTTCAAGACTACGTGTAACTGTAAAAGACTCAAGTGTCGTAAGCGCCGAAGGAATTAAATCATTAGGTGGTTGCAATGGAGTGATTGTTAAAGGTAAGAGTGTTCAAGCAGTTTACGGTGGAGAACAAGAAGTTATAAAACCATATCTAAAAGAATTAATTGAAGTAGAAAGAAATAAAATTAAAAATAAAGAATAA
- the asnS gene encoding asparagine--tRNA ligase produces the protein MEINQLFNNSNLKNGEKVNFIARIRTNRVGKAVGFLVVNDGTTFSDLQVVYKNSLDNFDLISQLKISSVIRVIGKIVLTPDKEQKLEVQSEQVEILDSASQDYPLQKKEHSLEFLREISHLRPRTKTFQAIFKIRSSAAFALHKFFQEDGFIYVNSPIITENDAEGAGESFIVTTLSDGDYEKDFFGKKASLTVSGQLNAESYAQAFKKVYTFGPTFRAENSNTSKHAAEFWMIEPEVAFEDLKYNMNLIENMVKYVVNYIFDNCYDELLFCDKNLEEGLIKKLELVKNSNFEKITYTEAINILKDAVKNGQDFIEKNIDFGLDLATEHERFLCEKHFKKPTFITDYPKDIKAFYMKQNEDDKTVAAIDLLVPGIGELVGGSQREDDYNILMKRCKEMNIDVKSVSWYNDLRKFGYYKSSGFGLGFERLIMYLTGAANIRDVIPFPRTPKNLLF, from the coding sequence ATGGAAATTAATCAATTATTTAACAATTCAAATTTAAAAAATGGGGAAAAAGTAAATTTTATTGCTAGAATTAGAACCAATAGAGTTGGTAAGGCTGTAGGATTCTTAGTAGTAAATGATGGGACAACTTTTAGTGATCTACAAGTAGTTTATAAAAACTCATTAGATAATTTTGATTTGATATCACAACTTAAAATAAGTTCAGTTATTAGAGTGATTGGTAAAATCGTATTGACTCCTGATAAAGAACAAAAGTTAGAAGTTCAATCTGAACAAGTAGAAATACTTGATAGTGCAAGCCAAGATTATCCTTTACAAAAAAAAGAACATTCACTTGAATTCTTAAGAGAAATATCTCATTTAAGACCCCGCACTAAAACTTTTCAAGCAATTTTTAAGATAAGATCATCAGCTGCATTTGCACTTCACAAATTTTTTCAGGAGGATGGGTTTATTTATGTGAACTCTCCAATAATTACTGAAAATGATGCAGAAGGAGCGGGGGAATCTTTTATTGTAACAACATTATCAGATGGGGATTATGAAAAAGACTTCTTTGGTAAAAAAGCAAGTTTGACTGTCTCTGGTCAGTTAAATGCTGAATCATATGCACAAGCTTTTAAAAAAGTATATACATTTGGACCAACATTCAGAGCTGAAAACTCAAACACTTCTAAGCATGCAGCTGAGTTTTGAATGATAGAGCCTGAAGTTGCTTTTGAAGATCTGAAATACAATATGAATTTAATTGAAAATATGGTTAAGTATGTAGTGAATTATATTTTTGATAATTGCTATGATGAATTATTATTTTGTGATAAAAACCTTGAAGAAGGATTAATAAAAAAATTAGAATTAGTAAAGAACTCAAACTTTGAAAAAATTACTTATACAGAAGCGATAAATATATTAAAAGATGCTGTGAAAAATGGTCAAGATTTTATAGAAAAAAATATAGATTTCGGATTAGATCTAGCTACAGAGCATGAACGATTCTTATGTGAAAAACACTTCAAAAAACCTACATTTATTACTGATTATCCCAAAGACATAAAAGCATTTTATATGAAGCAAAACGAGGATGATAAAACGGTTGCGGCAATAGATTTATTAGTACCTGGAATTGGAGAATTAGTTGGTGGTAGTCAAAGAGAAGATGACTATAACATACTAATGAAGAGGTGTAAAGAAATGAATATAGATGTTAAATCCGTATCCTGATACAACGACTTAAGAAAGTTTGGTTATTATAAATCATCAGGATTTGGGCTTGGTTTTGAGAGATTAATCATGTATTTAACTGGTGCAGCAAACATAAGAGATGTAATTCCTTTCCCCAGAACACCAAAAAATCTACTATTTTAA
- the adhE gene encoding bifunctional acetaldehyde-CoA/alcohol dehydrogenase, whose product MNKLEEVFKKAREAYEEYSKFSQEKVNYIFKKAALAANVERIRLAKLACEETSMGIVEDKVIKNHFASEFIYNKYKNLQTVGTFYSNEPGGLEKVYEPIGIVGAVIPTTNPTSTAIFKCLISIKTRNAIVISPHPGAKKCTIEAAKVVYEAAVAAGAPKNIISWIEDPSLEGTEFVMKNSDIILATGGPGMVKAAYSSGVPAIGVGAGNAPAIIDESADLEMATSSIVLSNTFDNGVICATENSIVVLDSVYEKVIKLFEKKNTYIVTKEEEKNKFRQAMFKEGKFGVLNASIVGRSAQDVAKIVGIKVPPNIRFILVEAESTDHTEALAHEKLSTYATIYRAKDFNEALKKSENILKLGPGHTASLFIDRQKSPEKVEKFKSLNPGRLLINSPSSLGGVGDIYNFVLEPSLTLGCGTKGGNSFSQNITPLNLLNIKSLVERRENMQWLRLPERIYHKYGSLEVALEDLKDWNIKNVFIVTDKVINQLYGKRLTSILDQLNINYSIFDDVEPNPMLSTTLKGAKLLEKIKADAIIGIGGGSSMDAAKLMWLFYESEEEIDFKDLAVTFADIRKRVVKYPNTGRKAKMICIPTTSGTGSEVTPFSVITDDVDHKKYPLADYSLTPNMAIIDPSLTMTVPKSATNAPALDALTHCMEAYVSVMSTDYTDSYALQGAKNIFEYLVRAYKDGTTDKEAREKVMNGAAFAGISFANAFLGIVHSLSHKVGGYHDVIHGAANAILLPYVIRYNAACIIDGGKQGYFSQYETQNSMEKYAKMAKYIGLKGKSDEELVDALIEKIKTLTKDVELKSNFKDYGVDEKAFLDSLDKMSEDAFDDQCTGANPRYPLIEDIKQLYLDAYYGKEIIKFSK is encoded by the coding sequence ATGAATAAATTAGAAGAAGTATTTAAAAAAGCAAGAGAAGCTTATGAAGAATATTCAAAATTCTCACAAGAGAAAGTAAATTATATTTTTAAAAAAGCTGCATTAGCTGCTAATGTAGAAAGAATAAGATTAGCAAAATTAGCATGTGAAGAAACATCGATGGGTATTGTAGAAGACAAAGTGATAAAAAATCATTTCGCAAGTGAGTTTATATATAATAAATACAAAAATTTACAAACTGTTGGTACTTTTTATTCAAATGAACCTGGTGGATTAGAAAAAGTATATGAACCAATTGGAATTGTTGGTGCGGTTATACCAACGACCAACCCAACATCAACTGCGATATTTAAATGTTTAATTAGTATAAAGACAAGAAATGCAATAGTTATATCACCCCACCCAGGAGCAAAAAAATGCACAATTGAAGCCGCAAAAGTTGTATACGAAGCCGCTGTTGCAGCAGGTGCACCAAAAAACATTATTAGTTGAATAGAAGATCCATCATTAGAAGGAACTGAATTTGTAATGAAGAACTCAGATATTATCCTTGCAACTGGGGGACCTGGTATGGTAAAAGCTGCATATTCATCAGGAGTTCCTGCAATAGGTGTCGGTGCAGGTAATGCACCAGCAATTATTGATGAAAGTGCAGATTTAGAAATGGCAACTTCATCAATTGTATTATCAAATACATTTGATAATGGTGTAATATGTGCTACAGAAAACTCAATTGTGGTTCTTGACTCGGTTTATGAAAAAGTTATAAAACTTTTTGAAAAGAAAAATACTTATATTGTAACAAAAGAAGAAGAAAAAAATAAGTTTAGACAAGCAATGTTTAAAGAAGGTAAATTTGGTGTACTAAATGCAAGTATTGTTGGTAGAAGTGCTCAGGATGTTGCCAAAATTGTCGGCATAAAAGTTCCTCCTAACATAAGGTTCATATTAGTTGAAGCGGAAAGTACTGACCACACTGAAGCATTGGCCCACGAAAAACTTTCAACATATGCAACGATATATAGAGCGAAAGATTTTAATGAAGCATTAAAAAAATCAGAGAATATATTAAAATTAGGACCTGGCCACACTGCATCACTATTTATTGATAGACAAAAGTCACCAGAAAAAGTTGAGAAATTTAAATCACTTAATCCAGGGAGATTATTAATAAATTCACCATCATCACTTGGAGGTGTCGGAGATATTTATAATTTTGTTTTAGAACCAAGTTTAACATTAGGTTGTGGGACAAAGGGTGGAAATTCATTCTCACAAAATATTACACCTTTAAATTTATTAAATATAAAATCTTTAGTGGAAAGAAGAGAAAATATGCAATGATTAAGATTACCAGAAAGAATTTATCATAAGTATGGGTCATTAGAAGTAGCTTTAGAAGACCTAAAAGACTGAAATATCAAAAATGTATTTATTGTTACAGATAAAGTAATTAATCAATTATATGGTAAAAGATTAACTTCAATTTTAGACCAACTCAACATAAATTACTCAATCTTTGACGATGTTGAACCAAATCCAATGCTTTCAACTACTTTAAAAGGAGCTAAATTATTAGAAAAAATAAAAGCTGACGCAATTATAGGAATTGGTGGTGGTTCATCAATGGATGCAGCCAAACTAATGTGATTGTTTTATGAAAGTGAAGAAGAAATTGATTTCAAAGATTTAGCAGTTACATTCGCTGATATAAGAAAAAGAGTTGTAAAATATCCAAATACAGGAAGAAAAGCTAAAATGATTTGTATTCCTACAACATCCGGAACTGGTTCTGAGGTTACTCCTTTTTCAGTTATAACAGATGATGTAGATCATAAAAAATATCCATTAGCTGATTATTCGTTAACACCAAACATGGCTATAATAGATCCTTCATTAACAATGACTGTTCCTAAATCTGCAACAAATGCTCCAGCATTAGATGCATTAACTCATTGTATGGAAGCGTATGTTTCTGTAATGTCAACAGATTATACTGATTCATATGCATTACAAGGAGCAAAAAACATTTTTGAATATCTTGTAAGGGCTTATAAGGACGGAACAACAGATAAAGAGGCAAGAGAAAAGGTTATGAATGGGGCTGCTTTTGCAGGTATATCATTTGCAAATGCTTTCTTAGGTATAGTTCATTCATTATCTCATAAAGTCGGGGGATATCATGATGTTATTCACGGGGCTGCAAATGCAATATTACTTCCATATGTCATAAGATATAATGCTGCTTGTATAATAGATGGTGGTAAACAAGGTTATTTCTCACAATATGAAACACAAAACTCAATGGAGAAATATGCCAAAATGGCTAAGTATATTGGTTTAAAAGGGAAAAGTGATGAAGAGTTAGTTGATGCTCTAATCGAAAAAATAAAAACCTTAACAAAAGATGTTGAACTTAAATCTAACTTTAAAGATTATGGAGTAGACGAAAAAGCATTTCTTGACTCTCTAGATAAAATGTCTGAAGATGCATTTGATGATCAATGTACTGGTGCGAATCCAAGATATCCATTAATCGAAGATATAAAACAACTTTACCTTGATGCTTACTATGGTAAGGAAATAATTAAATTTTCTAAATAA